In the genome of Rhopalosiphum padi isolate XX-2018 chromosome 1, ASM2088224v1, whole genome shotgun sequence, the window TAGACAGCACGTACtaggtacttacataataatgtaagtagGTATGTTGCATATAGCAATAGACGTTTTTTATGGTTTCAGTACCGACAGTACCaataagattattaattattgtttattatgtatattaatattatggacaatTCATAGGCAGtgatttagttaaatttaatgggGAAGTTTACAttctttaaataaacattaaataaaaataatatatttatataaaaattggttgtttaaaatatatgtatagtacaaCAACTAAATGTTACACTAACGTcactaactataataatataatattatagaatatttttaaatgtagccAGAAATTGCCTATCCAAAGCGCcggttaaatatataaaatgtcgGTACAAACAACAACTAAGATAGAAAATAACTGTTCCAACTTCCAGGTGCTTAGaccttttgtcaggttagttatTAATACTACAAAAATTGCCTATTTTATTCTAGAATGCAACAGACTAAACTGTTATAGAGTTCTGTGTTCCTGAATacctgatttttataaaatatttcaaactttattttagtagatattAGTAAAGATTTTGGTAttctcaaattattaatttaatacctatactgtatttttaaatttatagggaATGTGAACTCTTGATTCATGTTCTCAAAGTTAATAGAATGTATTCATTAGTTTATTATTcacacataatttttaaaatgaagcatttttgattttgatctcttcatgtttttcttaaaaattatgttttacagcAAATTATTGCagataggtatgtaaaataaagtttacTCTGTCTAATTGTTAACTCAAACTATgagtaataagaataataacttACAGTAGAGTttggttttcaaaaatgttctCCAAGctttgacaatttttaatttataatttaacaaaagaaacaaactgattaaattttatacacaaatttcatctataattttaaaataaacataataaaaatattacattttcctAGTTAAATTGTTAcgtcttataaagttataaatacaattttgaaaccCACAATGAAGAAAAAGACACAATAGGAACAAACtatcacattaaatatttttacatattttatacttcaatacTTCAATCCCTTTAcaatgatacaaaaataaatatatatatatataaactaatctaataaaaataataataaataaataagtatactttttatgacatatatattataaataataagctctcccaaatgatttaaatatatatataatatatatatatacaattaatccaaataggatatataatattacgattaaaTCCTATAGTTTATTATCTAAACTtacattcctttttttttttaaaacaagtgccatgttttatatgaaatttataattttaaactaaaattttcatactttttgttattgtttatttttttttttttgtaataataaagtctaatattattataggaatacaaaaaatagtttatcaatttattatacaagttgTAATACTAATAAAGTTGTTAATAAACGCAATGTTAtgagattataatttaattatattagaatCACAATTATCCGATGTAGATAACCatgattaaaactaaataaattatatgatttaataataatttatttatttattattattatttaataataaacaaaataaaaatttcctatttaaaacaaatcaaataaaGTTATGGATGAtgatcatatacataatatactaatttataacacAGTTAACATTTCAAgtcctaaaattatattattctaaaataaaaaattataaaaatttatcacagattgttttttttttaacatcagtaaattaaaatgtttgattatctgtaaaaacatattaataataataaatacttaacacaagttttcattaataataatagacatctaaaaaaaaaaaacatgaatatacTAGcaagtaagaaaaaataaaagtagtactGATTTTTagctacttaaaaataaacaagtgattaagtacattttgatatttttctttcATCAAAGCACATTCACTTCTAATAGTTGCAACTTAcaacttttagtttttttcttagAACTATCAGTCTTTTCTACTAGAACATAATGTGCacctaaaacattaaattacatttaaaaagtataatctattgataaaaattataaaatataaataattagtttaaaatacctTTGTAACTCAGTAAAACTGGCAGGAATACTAAACTATGCAAGGcagcaataataacaatacccATGTACAttctatagtaaaaaattttaaacactgGTGTGTTAGCAAAACCAAGTACGGCAAGACCAGCAAATTTTGTTAAAGTAATTCCGGAGAACAcctattaatgaataatatgtatctataatctatatatattatattaattcacataatatacatctaACATGTTCAGCatttttgtattcaatacaacacattttactcaaaatagttcataaatataaatgtatagtacctatgtatattatacataaagtaggtaggtagattagatatataggtatataatttgctagtgctataatttataatatatgtatttaccgAACTTCCAACTTCTACACAAGAATGAGTGGCACGTTGAATTGGACAAGAAATAACTGATTTtgcattatgaaaaattatatgtcCACAAAATTCAACCATTATTCCTATTGACTAAACAATAAAgacatgattttaaaatatattaaattagattagGTATGTTTAAGCTGCTATACGACTTACCATTACAATGTTTACCAATGATATCGCATTAAGAGAAATATCTAAATAGTACATAAACGCTAACAAATCTACTGTtatcattgtattaattattaaaagaataaaagctgaagatttttttaaattagtaaatgtcCACATTACAAATGTTACCATTACTAATGACAAAACTAAATGTTGAACACACACCTGCCATATAGTTAAGTATTGTTCATAGAACACATAAAAAacactgtaaatataataataaattaataggtattataataaaaaatgttgataataagtCAATACTAACCTATATGGGAACACAGTAGTGGTCGTGTTTGAACTTTTGTTTCTGAGTGTATCAGTCATATTATTTGCTATTGATCTAGCAGAACGCATTGCTTCATAATAATCTTTGGATGTTTTTAATACAGTGTGAaaagtcataaaataattaggtccagttgaattatttttcaaagaaaTAGCCTaacatatttgttaaataaatgcattaatacgattaatgaatacaaaaaatgaactaataattagatattgtcattatataaataaataattatataattacatcacTATAAGCAGCATGCCCAGCTTTTGAACACTTTCGATCTGGACTATCTTGGAGGAAATATggtaaaaactttgaaaaatttTGAACATTCGGTCGACCCcaatcatttttaatgatattacagCTTCTACAGTTCAATATATCATCACTACTGTGCGGACAAAAACTATCATTCTCAGTAACTTTACAGCAACTCGAAAGATCAGCCCAATCGAAATAATCGTCAATCCACGAGGTTGAAGGCCTGTTTATATAAgttctatataaaaattaataaaatttatattagacAATATCCGATTAAATAATTgcgttaataatttacaaatttgccGTTTTTGAAGCTCTGTAGATTTGATTAGTGATTGAATACGGGTCACAATAAGTACCACCACAGAGAAGATTTTGGTCATTGACATCAGTCAAATTCAACCCGTCGGTGACCACAAAATAAACAGGAGGTCCAGTTGAAAAGTAACGTTTCATAAActattacaaacaataaatatttaattaaattattagttcatAGTAATTAACATTAGCCGGTATTttactttgaaatatttaagcACATACGAATCATGGGTCATAGTTAGTTCAATATCCAGACCCACGTCAATTTTCGGAATAACCACAATACTCATACAAAGCCaagcagtaaataataatacaatcaatGGTCTAACACATTTGTTCATTAAAGTTGGAACGTACAATTTTTGAAACGTAGTATACACTaaactttgttttttaatttcttgcTTAAGTGTTTTCTAAATTCGcgaaataataaacatgtattaataggtacaagaacttaaaatattcgattatcaatcaataataaaggtttatatattattaaaacgaagTAGGTACTTACACGTTTAGCATCTAATGCTAATAATCCTACAAAACAAGACATCTGTAACAAAAAATTGAACACTAAAGCCATTGCGGCATATAATGCAAAAGACCTAACAACAGGCATATCTGACAAACTGCCGATAAAGAAACATGTAATTTCTGCGAGAGTAGTGATGAAAATCGACGGTCCAATTTTGCTTAAAACACGACCGATGTAATCAGGAATCAGTTCGTCTTCTTTCACATCCATTTGTTGATATGTTCGAAtgattaagaatatattgtcaACTCCAACAGCAAGAACAATAAAAGGTATGACCTGATTAAatgaacacaataaaatatttttaagaaaagtaaatattttttaatacaggaATTAGTAAAAACGTAAATAaccaaacaatataattatatatatagtatattacctCTAGTACGATCAATGACAGCGGCACACCGATTAGACCGTAAAAACCGACCGAACAAACGACAGATGATATAACGATTACTATTCcgaaaaaaacttaatatgatTTTACTCCAACCAAGAGTAAAAACTATATACAAGAACATGACTAAATAACTTATGGCTATTGTAGACACATCTGAATGAGATTCTCTGTCCAACTCATCTTCTACCGAACGTTCTGAATAATAAGCTACATCCATGTAAGATGGTTTCGAAATTCTTGTCCAGTTCTTCATAAAAtccaaaaatctattaaatacgCACGTTTTACACACAAATTGAGGAAATTGTACAATAACATATACAAATCATTATACTTGTTTTCCCACTCAAGTGCATCTTTCAGCAGCGGTTTGCTGTTGTGATTGTTGAGtacaaatgttaataaaagCGATGTCGCTTTTTCATAAGGAGATATTTTGGTTATCGGTTCACTGGAACTGGAAAAACCTCCCAGAGCAACAGATGGATCAACTGGACCTCCGTAAGGTGCTAAACAAAGGGGATTATACGgatttctgtaaaaataatgataattacgattattttttaatcgatgaataatatattcaataaataatttaactattaattatgtatgaaatttttaattaaaaatacactatactcgtaataatatatatacattatgatgttttataataagCGTACGAGTATgtgccaataattattattacagtttgaCTAggaaagaaatataaaaagtcACTCAGCGGCGacgctttaaaaaaattatgagtatattatggATGGCGCTATCTAAGAGATGATGTTTATATGCAAAtatgattgtaaaatataaagcaTTATTTGAAATGTAAGAAGTTACACCTTTTATTAAGCGGGTTGTTACTGATTAGAAAGATaagattttttgtaaatttgcaGTTTTTGATACTCCCCATATATAAAAAATTCTctacttaaaaaaaacctaaagaatttaaacattaaaaacatttttctaggggtttttataaataccagAAAAGCCTCATAAGAGTCCGAGTATGGACCTGAGCTTAGCTTTCCTCATTCAAATATCAAACATTAATTGTGTCTATACGTaagatcatttaaaaatataaagaattaatttgtttttaaaactgatcattaaattttgtattcaaaataatgtaGAGATATTTGCGTTTTTGGCGAAGTTATAGACGCTTTACTTTAATATCATGACCCCAAATTAGtcaaaaacatacataaatagCGGGAATCGAATGCAATTGGAAGTATGGAGTTATACCTTATATAGAAGaactatttaaagaaaaattcttTAAgaagtgataaaataaatattatatgagatGAGTttggtgtttatttttatacatacctaatttCAAATACTatcaaatagataaaaaatgtaaatatcataaattaaatatttttttgttatagatatacctattacatatattatagagcatattaacgaaaaaattattaataattaaaataccttaATATTCCACTTActgaaaacacatttttaatgtatcGAGGTATTTGTCAGGGTTAGGAGGTCGGTTgagtttgtaatgtttgtttccAAAATAGCCCCAAACACTTTGAACAACACAATCCGAAACATTTGGTGAACCTTTGAATTTAGATACAAGTGGTGCGAAACACACTTTTTCTAGCCCGTTATGTGGGCTGCCTAACTATTggagacaaatataatattataatgtgtatatataatatcatgatataatattaacgtcAATACGTCATTCCAGTAACTTACGGCTTCAATTTGCTGTTGTAATTTTAGAACTTCCAGCAAGAAAGTACGGTTGAACACTGGTCCAAATGTATACGAACCTTCAGAGGTATTATAGAgcacctaaaatattaatattaaatgcattcgtttgtttaatattgattagttgatttttgaaataaatttacatcTCGAATTCCGTTTGGTACGATAATGACTTGTGTGGTTCGAAAAAAATGGCTTAAAGtttgtattgaaatattcaCGCTCTTGCCGACATTGACTATTCGGAGATGACCATAAATCTACTGGATCGATTGTGATCTTTATGTAGTGAATACCATGACTTAATGTGGTTATCAGACACACTGACATCATTAGAGAAATATGTGATCTACTCGCGaagtctataattataataagtaattaacaaataatcaaatttaaaaaattaaaaaataactctaaatacaacttatattattttacttaaatgaaTAAACTGTAACTATAAATACACTGTTGTTcatttttacttacattttccaattttataaaaaactgtTTCCagtatgtttttatgttttgctTTAGTATGTTCTgcaactatatatttatgtttatcgtttttttttttctttccgtTCATTAATACATCTGAAACGTTTGGAaatgaacataaaattatattaataataattctttcttattattttatatgtttatttgagAATATAGCTAATAGGTGGTTAAGTCACAAAATTACCTTTAAAACACACGAATCCAGTAAATATTGAcataatgaaacaaaataaaattgccgATGACATAGTTACAATTTCAATACCTGCTACATTGATTAATTTCTGAGGTTCTTGAATTTTATCCGGCAATGGACAACTTTCTTCACAGTCCATACAGCTACAAGCAGTAGTTTTATTCtgaaagttaaaatgtttaatagcatgttattatgtataataattatacattactcACATCGGCCGGTTGATTACACGGTATTACTGGGCCTACAAATTGTTGAGGATTATCAGTTTTTACAACTGGTATGTAATTTATGATGAAACCTAGATATGGATTTTTTCCCAAGAATCGAAAccaccttaaaaaaaaatatatatataatgtacaccaCTAAGCAGCAGGAATTTATAAACTCAATATTATCGTTGCATTCAATAAACATTGAATAGCTATGAtgcttgtattataataagttggTTTATCCAACATTTGTaccactaaatataatattcacacgTACTTATGTGCAGAACAGCCTATTGCTCCTGAACAAATAACATCCATTGCTAATTCACCAGTAGCCGGGTTTGACACGgatttacacgaatcgtaaacGCCTTGCATGTACGAATCGGAAATGTAAAAATCCAACTCTCGTATCGAAGTACCtagatacaatatttatataatgcttGGTTATGAAACATAAATGGCGCAGTTGTTGTTCATAACAATAATCAACGACGAATCTCGCAATCTCTGAGATTCAATGGAAATTGTATTCAACAAATCTATACGACCAACTCATGAATTCATGTAAAATTTTGTAGTAAGAAAATTGTAATCATCTTAAAATTGCACTGACCTGTTTTCGTCAATTTGGTAACGTTCATAAATTGACTCTGCATTGGCGAACAAACCAATTCGCAGATAAATCTTCCAAACGTTCTCATACACGACGGACATCTATGTAAGAAGTTTGCAGCCTGTACAATACTTGTGCTCAATGTTGAAAGCTGATCGACTCCACAACACGTATTAAGAGTTTGTCTGTctattaaaacaatacaaaatataaattataattattaatataatatgttatatgtataatgagtATTAACTACTAATATAAacatagtataaacatttaataattatattgttacttattattagaatcagttcaaaataagttaaatatctaataatcaaaaaaaaaattatagtcacACCActggtgaaaaataaataaaaattaaaaataaatatatttaatatatatgccACTACATTTAAATCAAGAAtaaagacaaaaaataatatattacaaaacgtTAATCGGAAGTGCAGGGAGATTTATAAATAGAGAAATTAAGGCAATATGTAACTGGTGGttatgttttttacttttttgaatgagaacatatatttttaatttcatattctaaagtatttatattttttaaagtatttcgatacataaataTCGAAATTCGAACTAGAgtaatttatgagttattactttatttgtattcaaattttagaTGATCGGAGTAGTAggttaaactttatttaaaaaataaatattttttaaaaaaaaaaaatttattttgactggaaattatatgaaaattttttttcaaaaacgtttataGAGTGGTACGTGTTTAAAGAATCGTCCTGTATACGatgtcattttaaaatatttttataaataaaaataaaaatattatattttttataatattttata includes:
- the LOC132916924 gene encoding LOW QUALITY PROTEIN: NPC intracellular cholesterol transporter 1-like (The sequence of the model RefSeq protein was modified relative to this genomic sequence to represent the inferred CDS: inserted 2 bases in 1 codon; deleted 1 base in 1 codon), which codes for MSPIIFTTIAVLFALLSIIPSTRANGTCIWYGECEKIDAFRVLNCRYNGPPKPMTDPKSIDVLKTWCPDFIQDNSKDRQTLNTCCGVDQLSTLSTSIVQAANFLHRCPSCMRTFGRFICELVCSPMQSQFMNVTKLTKTGTSIRELDFYISDSYMQGVYDSCKSVSNPATGELAMDVICSGAIGCSAHKWFRFLGKNPYLGFIINYIPVVKTDNPQQFVGPVIPCNQPADNKTTACSCMDCEESCPLPDKIQEPQKLINVAGIEIVTMSSAILFCFIMSIFTGFVCFKDVLMNGKKKKNDKHKYIVAEHTKAKHKNILETVFYKIGKYFASRSHISLMMSVCLITTLSHGIHYIKITIDPVDLWSSPNSQCRQEREYFNTNFKPFFSNHQVIIVPNGIRDVLYNTSEGSYTFGPVFNRTFLLEVLKLQQQIEALGSPHNGLEKVCFAPLVSKFKGSPNVSDCVVQSVWGYFGNKHYKLNRPPNPDKYLDTLKMCFQNPYNPLCLAPYGGPVDPSVALGGFSSSSEPITKISPYEKATSLLLTFVLNNHNSKPLLKDALEWENKFLDFMKNWTRISKPSYMDVAYYSERSVEDELDRESHSDVSTIAISYLVMFLYIVFTLGWSKIILSXFFGIVIVISSVVCSVGFYGLIGVPLSLIVLEVIPFIVLAVGVDNIFLIIRTYQQMDVKEDELIPDYIGRVLSKIGPSIFITTLAEITCFFIGSLSDMPVVRSFALYAAMALVFNFLLQMSCFVGLLALDAKRKTLKQEIKKQSLVYTTFQKLYVPTLMNKCVRPLIVLLFTAWLCMSIVVIPKIDVGLDIELTMTHDSYVLKYFKFMKRYFSTGPPVYFVVTDGLNLTDVNDQNLLCGGTYCDPYSITNQIYRASKTANLTYINRPSTSWIDDYFDWADLSSCCKVTENDSFCPHSSDDILNCRSCNIIKNDWGRPNVQNFSKFLPYFLQDSPDRKCSKAGHAAYSDAISLKNNSTGPNYFMTFHTVLKTSKDYYEAMRSARSIANNMTDTLRNKSSNTTTTVFPYSVFYVFYEQYLTIWQVCVQHLVLSLVMVTFVMWTFTNLKKSSAFILLIINTMITVDLLAFMYYLDISLNAISLVNIVMSIGIMVEFCGHIIFHNAKSVISCPIQRATHSCVEVGSSVFSGITLTKFAGLAVLGFANTPVFKIFYYRMYMGIVIIAALHSLVFLPVLLSYKGAHYVLVEKTDSSKKKTKSCKLQLLEVNVL